The stretch of DNA GTGAAGTCGATGACGGAGGGGGCGGCGCCGGATTGCCAGTGGCGCAGGAGGGCGAGGCGGAATTCAGTGTTCATGAACCACTGGATTTCCAGCTCTTTTTCGGAGCCGGGTGCGCCGGTGCCTTTGGCGTCGAAGCGGTAATTGAGGCCGGCGTTGGAGGGGTGGTGGCTGCGCCATGCGAGGCCGAAGGCTCCTTCGGTCATGACCTGGGTATCGGGCCAGCGGTTTTTGATCGCCTGGAGGGACCAGGTGAGGTCGTCGTCCTGTCCGATGGAGACTTCCCAGATGGAGGTGACGAAGGCGAAGCCGTTGAGTGCGTACCCCTGATCGAAGTGCTGGGCGACGGTGTCGATGGTCTCCTTGTGGCCGGCTTCGACGCCGAGACGGCCTGTTTCGATGGGGCCGACTCCAAGACGGGAGTTGAAGCCGCCTTCGAAGCCTTCGCGGCGGGCGGGGAGGAAGTCGCAGGTCCAACCGTCGAGACAGACGCAGTCGATGAAGTCGGACTTACCCTGGGCGGGCTTGAGGTAGTGTTCGCGGCTGGGGTAGTAGGGGTAGCAGATGCCTCCGTCGCCGTCGCCGTTGTCGATGCCGTGCTGGCTCCAGATCTGGCCCTGGCAGACGTGAATGCCTTCCTGGGTAGCGAGGTAGTGCTGGCTGTCGGCGTCGAGGTAGCCGGCGACGAGAGATTGTGGGCGGTAGTGATTGCCAACCATCTTGGAGATCATTTCAAGCGCGTCGTGGATGGTCTTTTGATTGTCTGCGCGGGTTGCGTACATGGGGGCAAAGTAGCCGCCGGGGATGAAGGTGATTTCGTCGCCGTATTGGTGATGGTATGAGACGAGGAGTTGGCGGGCTTCGCGGTATTCGGGGCGGGTATCGATGAGGGCCAGCCAACTGATGGCCCATGTCATCTGGCCGCCTGGCCAGCCTGCCGCGAAGGCTTCGCGTCGATGGCGGATGTGGTCGGGGCTGTTGAGAGGCGCTTCGTCTTCGCCGATGTTTTTGGTGGGGGTGACTTCAATCTGGTTGACGCGGACTATCGAGACGTGGGTGAGGAAGCGGCCTTGCATTTTGGGACGCGTCGAGACTGTGTCCACAAGGGCGAAGGCGTTTGGGTTGGCCAGGGCGAGGGATGTTGCGGAGGCAGCGGCAGCGGTGAGAAATTGGCGACGGGTCTTCATTCGGAGGCTTCCTCTTGTACGGCAAATCACGACGGAGAAATTTGGCCTGATAAGTATCGCAGGGCTGATCAGAGATGCTTGAGAGGATGTTTGAGAGCGTGCCAGACCTGGACTGCCCCGGTAAGGTCTTCGATGGCCATGCCGAGGGATTTGAAAACGCGGCGACCTGCCGCAGGCATTGGCGCGGTTCCGGCAAGGATTTCGCCGATTTCGGCCTGGACTTTGGCTCCTGAGAGGATTACATCGCCAGATTCGTTTTCTGAGCCTTGACGGGATTCCGCGATTAGGTAGCCTCGCATTGTCTCGTCATCGAGTTCTCGTAGATTGGGGCCGATTGCGCCGACGGCGATTACCAGAGACTCTGGCGCGAGCCATTTTCCGTGCAGGACTGGCTCGATTGCGGAGGTGACGGTGACGACAACGTCGGAGGCTGCGGCTTCTTCGATGCTCGTGGCGTTTGCGCCGAGTTCGGCGGCGATTGCGGCAGATTTCTCCGGATTGCGGCTCCAGATGCGGATGCTGCCGGGTTCGCGAAAGGCTGGCTGTACGTGGCGCAGGGCTTGAATGTGAGCTCGGGCTTGAACACCGCTGCCTAGGATGCCGAGGGTTTTGGCGGATGGCGCGAGGGCGGAAGCGGCTACTGCGGAGACGGCTGCGGTGCGCATTTCGGTGATGAGGCGGCCATCCATGACCGCGAGCGGTTCGCCGGTTGCGCGATCGAGAAGTTCGATGGTTGCGAGGTGAGTGTGCAGATGGCGGCCACCCAGGCTGGCGTTGCCGGGGTAAAAGGTGACGGTTTTGACGGCCATGTATTCGCCGGAGATGACGGGCATGACGGCGAACCAGCCGATGGGCTTGCCTGCGGTGTCCTTTACGCGGAGAACCTGACGAAGCGGCTGCTCGACTCGTCCTGCGGAGTAGTCGATGAGCGCCTGGCGGATGGCCGGGATGAGCGATTCATAGGTCAGGACTTGGCGGATCTTCTCTTCAGGAATGTACATTGGAGGCCGGTTCCAGTGTATGCGTGCGCGCCAGGGTCCGCAGCGTATAGACAACACTGGCGGCTGCGAGCATGGTTACTCCGAGAACGGCAAGGCCGTTCTGATAGCTTCCGGTGAGGTCGCGCGCCCAGCCCATGAGCGGGGGTCCGATGACGCCACCTAGAATGCCGACCATGTTGATCGTCGCGAGACCTGCGGCCGCTCCTTTGCCTTTCAGGAAGGTGCTGGGGAGGGCCAGCAACGGACCCTGAATCGCGTTGTGAGCCAGATACATTACCGCAAGGACTGGGACGGCGACCCATGGATTGACCGTGAAGGCAACAACCATCAGGCAGATCGCCTCAAGAACGCTGGGAACGATCATGTGCCGGTATGCTTTGCCGCTGCGGTCAGAGAGCCAGGCGTTGAAGATCATGCCGAATGCGCCGAGAAGTCCCATGCCGGAGATGATGTAGCCGACGATGCTGACGTCGAAGGAGGTCAGGTTTTTGACGATCGACGGCAGCGAGAACGAGTAGGCGTAGTTGACGCCGAGCATGAGCAGATTGGTGAGGCCGAAGAGCCAGACGCGCACGTCTTTGAGCGCCGCCGAGACGCCTGTGGCGTGGCTGCTGATGGGTTGACCTCCTGGAACGTCGTGGCCTTCGGCGGCGAGGCTGGCTTCAATCCAGTCACGCTCGGTTTGCGTCAGCCATCCCGCTTCCGCTGGATTGTTGGGCAGGCACCGGAGAAAGACAGCGCTCAGAAGGACGGCTGGAAGTCCTTCGACCAGAAAGAGCCATTGCCAGCCGCGCAGGCCAAGTTTGCCTTGCAGATTGAGCAATGCACCGGCGACCGCGCCCATCAAGACAGCGGAGAGCGGAAGCGAAACATAGAAGCGACTGATTGCGCGGGCGCGAATGTTGCTCGGGAATCACTGAGTGAGGTAGTAGAGGACGCCGGGGAAGAATCCAGCCTCGGCCATGCCTAGCAGGAAGCGCATGGAATAGAACTGAAGCGGCGTCCTGACGAACATCATGCCCATTGCGAGCAGGCCCCAGGTAAGCATGATGCGGGCCAGCCAGCGGCGCGCTCCGAAGCGGTACAGGAGCAGATTGGAGGGGATTTCGCATACCGCGTAGCTGACGAAGAATATGCCCGCGCCTATGCCGAAAATGGTTTCGCTGAAGTGCAGGTCGCTGTTCATCTGCAGCTTGGCGAAGCCTATGTTGAGGCGGTCCATGTAGGCGATGCCGTAGCCGAGGGCGATCAGCGGAATGAGACGCCAGGTCACCTTGTACATGGCAGAGCGGCCTACGTATTCAAGATTGCGCGGGTTTGCAGGTGGGGAGTCTTCAGGGAGATCGATCGCTGAGTCGATGGACGACAAATACAGGTCTCCGTTGGGTCAGAGTTCGAACTGGCTCAGGAGCGGACGCTGGAATCTTCGGGGAGGCAGTATGAGTGGAGCCTACCACAAGGCACGGACGACGCTTGCAGTTTCCGGTTCGTTCGGTTGCGGATCTGCCCTCAGGGGCTCAAGCCCTTTGACGTTGCCTAGTCTATGTACGGGCTGAAGCCAGTACTCTTCAAACTGCCCCACTTGTGGCGGGCGCGGCTGAACGGCTGTCGAGATTGTCCCTGATTCAGTCCGTTTAGTTCGGGCGATTGCCCGAGCCGATGTTGCCGGAGCCGGTGCGGCGG from Acidicapsa acidisoli encodes:
- a CDS encoding DUF3863 domain-containing protein, with translation MKTRRQFLTAAAASATSLALANPNAFALVDTVSTRPKMQGRFLTHVSIVRVNQIEVTPTKNIGEDEAPLNSPDHIRHRREAFAAGWPGGQMTWAISWLALIDTRPEYREARQLLVSYHHQYGDEITFIPGGYFAPMYATRADNQKTIHDALEMISKMVGNHYRPQSLVAGYLDADSQHYLATQEGIHVCQGQIWSQHGIDNGDGDGGICYPYYPSREHYLKPAQGKSDFIDCVCLDGWTCDFLPARREGFEGGFNSRLGVGPIETGRLGVEAGHKETIDTVAQHFDQGYALNGFAFVTSIWEVSIGQDDDLTWSLQAIKNRWPDTQVMTEGAFGLAWRSHHPSNAGLNYRFDAKGTGAPGSEKELEIQWFMNTEFRLALLRHWQSGAAPSVIDFTRYDLPAHEPQTLQREWSLMNVLNQKGTRPQDKPIPFRQFPLDDQHRILAHYPELKNLA
- a CDS encoding ornithine cyclodeaminase family protein, translating into MYIPEEKIRQVLTYESLIPAIRQALIDYSAGRVEQPLRQVLRVKDTAGKPIGWFAVMPVISGEYMAVKTVTFYPGNASLGGRHLHTHLATIELLDRATGEPLAVMDGRLITEMRTAAVSAVAASALAPSAKTLGILGSGVQARAHIQALRHVQPAFREPGSIRIWSRNPEKSAAIAAELGANATSIEEAAASDVVVTVTSAIEPVLHGKWLAPESLVIAVGAIGPNLRELDDETMRGYLIAESRQGSENESGDVILSGAKVQAEIGEILAGTAPMPAAGRRVFKSLGMAIEDLTGAVQVWHALKHPLKHL